In the Acidovorax sp. A79 genome, one interval contains:
- a CDS encoding TerC family protein, translating into METIGTWWMWAGFAVFVVVAIGIDLLVMERQGAHKVTMKEAVRWSLLWFSLAFVFVGILWWYLDGSQGREVANTVSMQFITGYLVEKSLSVDNIFVFLMLFSYFAVPPQYQKRALIIGIIGAIVLRTLLILAGAWLLATFHWLLYVFGAFLVVTGAKMWFAAGQEPDIATNPVLRLLKKRIRITDQFDGEKLSTLVQGVKHYTPLFVVLVLIGTTDIIFAVDSIPAIFAITSDPFIVLTANIFAILGLRALYFLLADLADRFHLLAYGLALVLVFIGGKMLLIDLVKIPIGYALLVTASLIAGSIFLSLRNSAPGAHKPLASPSKD; encoded by the coding sequence ATGGAAACGATCGGAACCTGGTGGATGTGGGCGGGCTTTGCCGTCTTCGTGGTGGTGGCCATCGGCATCGACCTGCTGGTGATGGAGCGCCAGGGCGCGCACAAGGTCACGATGAAGGAGGCCGTGCGCTGGAGCCTGCTGTGGTTCTCGCTGGCCTTCGTGTTCGTGGGCATCCTCTGGTGGTACCTGGACGGCAGCCAGGGCCGCGAGGTGGCCAACACGGTGTCGATGCAGTTCATCACCGGCTACCTGGTGGAAAAAAGCCTTTCGGTGGACAACATCTTTGTGTTCCTGATGCTGTTCAGCTATTTCGCCGTGCCGCCGCAGTACCAGAAGCGCGCGCTCATCATCGGCATCATCGGCGCGATCGTGCTGCGCACGCTGCTCATCCTGGCAGGCGCCTGGCTGCTGGCCACCTTCCACTGGCTGCTGTACGTGTTCGGCGCGTTCCTCGTGGTCACGGGTGCCAAGATGTGGTTCGCGGCCGGGCAGGAGCCCGACATCGCGACCAACCCCGTGCTCAGGTTGCTGAAGAAGCGCATCCGCATCACCGACCAGTTCGACGGCGAAAAGCTCTCCACGCTGGTCCAGGGCGTCAAGCACTACACCCCGCTGTTCGTGGTGCTGGTGCTCATCGGCACCACCGACATCATCTTCGCGGTGGACAGCATCCCGGCCATCTTCGCCATCACCAGCGACCCGTTCATCGTGCTCACGGCCAACATCTTCGCCATCCTGGGCCTGCGTGCGCTGTACTTCCTGCTGGCGGACCTGGCCGACCGCTTCCACCTGCTGGCCTATGGCCTGGCCCTGGTGCTGGTGTTCATCGGCGGCAAGATGCTGCTCATCGACCTCGTGAAGATTCCGATCGGCTACGCGCTGCTGGTCACGGCATCGCTGATCGCGGGTTCGATCTTCCTGTCGCTGCGCAACTCGGCCCCGGGCGCCCACAAGCCCCTGGCATCGCCATCCAAGGACTGA
- a CDS encoding LysR family transcriptional regulator translates to MSQSFNYRHLYYFWVVAKEGGIARAAERLDMAVQTISAQVRSLEQALGTSLLRTEGRSLVLTEAGVAALHEADHIFALGEQLTHRVREAASGQTLRLNLGISDGIAKLAMHRLLTPVLDEPHLRLLCHEGEFQPLLGELALHKLDAVLADRAAPPNPALKTTSQLLGTSAVAWYAPPVWAEAAARQFPQSLAVVPVLLPTDHAAMRARLDHWLERERIRPRIAGEFEDSALLSTFAATGMGVMPAPVTVGAHLLKTHGLVQVGTTPDVQEQFHLIYNARKVMHPLLTRLLEASEGGALLNS, encoded by the coding sequence ATGAGCCAGAGCTTCAACTACCGCCACCTGTACTACTTCTGGGTGGTCGCCAAGGAGGGCGGCATCGCGCGCGCCGCCGAGCGGCTGGACATGGCCGTGCAGACCATCAGCGCGCAGGTGCGCTCCCTTGAGCAGGCCCTGGGCACCAGCCTGCTGCGCACCGAGGGGCGCAGCCTGGTGCTCACCGAGGCCGGCGTGGCCGCGCTGCACGAGGCCGACCACATCTTTGCCCTGGGCGAGCAGCTGACCCACCGCGTGCGCGAGGCCGCCAGCGGCCAGACGCTGCGGCTGAACCTGGGTATCTCGGACGGCATCGCCAAGCTGGCCATGCACCGGCTGCTCACGCCCGTGCTCGACGAGCCCCACCTGCGCCTGCTGTGCCACGAGGGGGAGTTCCAGCCGCTGCTCGGCGAGCTCGCGCTGCACAAGCTCGACGCGGTGCTGGCCGACCGCGCCGCGCCGCCCAACCCGGCCCTCAAGACCACCAGCCAGCTGCTGGGCACGAGCGCCGTGGCCTGGTATGCCCCACCCGTGTGGGCCGAAGCGGCGGCGCGGCAGTTTCCGCAGAGCCTGGCGGTGGTGCCCGTGCTGCTGCCTACCGACCATGCCGCCATGCGCGCGCGCCTGGACCATTGGTTGGAGCGCGAACGCATTCGCCCGCGCATTGCCGGTGAATTCGAGGACAGTGCCCTGCTGAGCACCTTTGCCGCCACGGGCATGGGGGTGATGCCGGCCCCCGTGACCGTGGGCGCGCATCTGCTCAAGACCCATGGTCTGGTGCAGGTGGGCACGACGCCCGACGTGCAGGAGCAGTTCCACCTGATCTACAACGCGCGCAAGGTCATGCACCCGCTGCTCACGCGCTTGCTGGAAGCCTCCGAGGGAGGTGCGCTGCTCAACTCCTGA
- a CDS encoding ABC transporter substrate-binding protein, translating into MKTGVRPGLARREFLRSGGALAAGLAGTAWAQDSAGVTDSEIVIGQSCQLSGPLAALTSEVRQGAALYFDHVNASGGVRGRKIRVVALDDAYDPKKAAENTKKLIDEDKVLALFQYAGTPPALAALPIAEERGVPFIAPFTGSDGLRQASSRYVFNIKAGYATELDATVKQLASVGIARIAAVYLNNPFGTGGLASVEKSVKNHKVELVAQAPLEVDGSKMADAVASVAKTTPQAIIVISAGKPSVDFVDAYLAAGHRSTFYMLSVISNAQLVKALGERARGVVVSQVVPSPWNQSMPISREFQTLAKAKGITEYTFSQMEGFISARFLVEALQRAGAKPTRAGLVQAMESMKSVNLGGYPVELSATQHSSGKFVDLLMMGRDGRFTK; encoded by the coding sequence ATGAAGACAGGCGTTCGGCCGGGGTTGGCGCGCAGGGAGTTTTTGCGTTCGGGTGGGGCATTGGCCGCTGGCCTGGCGGGCACGGCCTGGGCCCAGGACAGCGCGGGCGTGACCGACAGCGAGATCGTGATCGGCCAGTCCTGCCAGCTGAGCGGCCCGCTCGCGGCGCTGACCAGCGAGGTGCGCCAGGGCGCGGCCCTGTATTTCGACCATGTGAATGCCTCGGGCGGCGTGCGCGGCCGCAAGATCCGCGTGGTCGCCCTCGACGATGCCTACGACCCCAAGAAGGCGGCCGAGAACACGAAGAAGCTGATCGACGAGGACAAGGTGCTCGCGCTGTTCCAGTACGCGGGCACCCCGCCCGCGCTGGCCGCCCTGCCGATCGCCGAGGAGCGCGGCGTGCCCTTCATCGCGCCGTTCACGGGCTCCGACGGCCTGCGCCAGGCCAGCAGCCGCTACGTGTTCAACATCAAGGCAGGCTATGCGACCGAGCTCGATGCCACCGTGAAGCAACTGGCCTCGGTGGGCATCGCGCGCATCGCGGCGGTCTACCTCAACAACCCCTTCGGCACGGGCGGGCTGGCCTCGGTCGAGAAGTCGGTCAAGAACCACAAGGTGGAACTCGTGGCCCAGGCCCCGCTGGAGGTGGATGGCTCGAAGATGGCGGACGCCGTGGCCTCGGTGGCCAAGACCACGCCCCAGGCCATCATCGTCATCAGCGCGGGCAAGCCCAGCGTGGATTTCGTCGATGCCTACCTGGCGGCCGGGCACCGCTCCACCTTCTACATGCTCTCGGTGATCAGCAACGCCCAGCTGGTCAAGGCGCTGGGCGAGCGCGCGCGGGGCGTGGTGGTGTCGCAGGTCGTGCCCTCGCCGTGGAACCAGAGCATGCCGATCTCTCGCGAGTTCCAGACCCTGGCCAAGGCCAAGGGCATCACCGAGTACACCTTCAGCCAGATGGAGGGATTCATCTCCGCCCGCTTCCTGGTCGAGGCGCTGCAGCGCGCGGGCGCCAAGCCCACGCGCGCAGGGCTGGTGCAGGCCATGGAGTCGATGAAGAGCGTGAACCTGGGCGGCTACCCCGTGGAGCTGTCGGCCACGCAGCACAGTTCGGGCAAGTTCGTGGATCTGCTCATGATGGGCCGCGACGGCCGGTTCACCAAATAG
- a CDS encoding ABC transporter ATP-binding protein has product MTALLQLQDLSVSYGQVEAVHQVRLDVNEGEIVTVIGPNGAGKTTLLCAAMGLLPATGSITLAGERIARPSVEAMVARGVALVPEKRELFGEMSVEDNLLLGGFSRWRKGQRDQAQRMEEVFGIFPRLRERRPQLASTLSGGERQMLAIGRALMARPRLLMLDEPSLGLAPLIVREVLQVVSSLRAHGVSVLLVEQNARAALRVADRAYVLEMGAVALTGAAQDLLNDRRIIDTYLGMGGSAHAQAEAATH; this is encoded by the coding sequence ATGACCGCCTTGCTGCAACTGCAGGACCTCTCCGTGTCGTACGGCCAGGTGGAAGCCGTCCACCAGGTCCGGCTCGATGTGAACGAGGGCGAGATCGTCACCGTCATCGGCCCCAACGGCGCCGGCAAGACCACCTTGCTGTGCGCAGCCATGGGGCTGTTGCCGGCCACCGGCTCCATCACCCTGGCCGGCGAGCGCATCGCCCGCCCCAGCGTGGAGGCCATGGTGGCGCGCGGCGTGGCCCTGGTGCCCGAAAAGCGCGAACTCTTCGGCGAGATGTCGGTGGAGGACAACCTGCTGCTGGGCGGCTTTTCGCGCTGGCGCAAGGGCCAGCGTGACCAGGCGCAACGCATGGAAGAGGTGTTCGGCATCTTCCCGCGCCTGCGCGAGCGCCGCCCGCAACTGGCGTCCACGCTCTCGGGCGGCGAGCGGCAGATGCTGGCCATCGGCCGCGCGCTGATGGCCCGCCCGCGCCTGTTGATGCTCGACGAGCCCTCGCTCGGCCTGGCCCCGCTGATCGTGCGCGAGGTGCTGCAGGTGGTGTCCTCTCTCCGAGCGCATGGCGTGTCGGTGCTGCTGGTGGAGCAGAACGCGCGCGCCGCGCTGCGCGTGGCCGACCGGGCCTATGTGCTGGAGATGGGCGCGGTGGCGCTGACGGGCGCCGCGCAGGACTTGCTCAACGACCGCCGCATCATCGACACCTACCTGGGCATGGGCGGGTCGGCGCACGCCCAGGCCGAGGCCGCGACCCACTGA